A window of the Dyadobacter pollutisoli genome harbors these coding sequences:
- a CDS encoding lasso peptide biosynthesis B2 protein: MGKASRYIGKWNSLSGYGKTTFLKSVFCLLWIKAGLSFLPFSTFRKFFHKLTSNQRINEYSQDQIDITVWAVDTAANLLPFELLCLPRALATKYLLRKAPSLTLEIGVEINPAKKFEAHAWIEKNGTIIMGNWPTSVSYQRLWVWD, translated from the coding sequence TTGGGAAAAGCAAGCAGATACATCGGTAAATGGAACAGCTTGTCCGGTTACGGGAAAACTACCTTCCTCAAATCGGTCTTCTGTTTGCTATGGATCAAAGCGGGATTGTCGTTTTTACCTTTTTCAACATTCCGGAAGTTTTTCCACAAGCTGACAAGTAATCAACGCATTAATGAGTATTCACAAGATCAGATTGACATTACGGTCTGGGCGGTGGATACGGCGGCAAATTTACTTCCATTTGAATTGCTATGTTTGCCAAGAGCCCTGGCTACCAAGTATCTGTTACGAAAGGCCCCATCATTAACACTTGAAATAGGAGTTGAAATTAATCCGGCCAAGAAATTTGAGGCGCATGCCTGGATAGAAAAAAATGGCACCATTATCATGGGAAACTGGCCGACATCCGTTTCCTACCAGCGCCTTTGGGTGTGGGATTAA
- a CDS encoding PqqD family protein, whose product MKYQLTSDQISSKVAGETVILNHNKGAYFGLDEVGVLIWDTLEKGPQTIDSLCDVVTQTYDVDMDTCKEDIDSLLKDLISEKLVEEIK is encoded by the coding sequence ATGAAATATCAGTTAACGTCAGACCAGATTTCCTCGAAAGTAGCAGGTGAAACAGTTATTTTAAATCATAACAAAGGTGCATATTTCGGATTGGATGAAGTGGGGGTTCTGATCTGGGATACATTGGAAAAGGGGCCGCAGACCATTGATTCCCTTTGCGATGTAGTGACTCAGACGTACGATGTGGATATGGATACCTGCAAGGAAGACATTGACAGCCTTTTGAAGGACCTTATTTCGGAAAAATTGGTCGAAGAAATTAAATAG
- a CDS encoding nucleotidyltransferase family protein produces MNRSLAPELSLLVASCLHIEYEERRLMDSRHLFNLLYYHQIRPVFLSYIHERGIDVNFKQKLTNDCQHITFSNMLCAQELVRVDKLLTAKDITTYAYKGSVWADWLYGNVGQREFGDIDLLIPKEDFAEAIEVLSNEAGYLADDYRKYLLETPKMRKRFFRTDYHIPMLRETGDSTNVLEAHWEIAYPRLLFTFPSDEWSRYSEKYMLLGKELNVFQKEYQFLILLVHHGGKEQWKKLKYIADLAAYMFRYGHLTDWEKVTALAKEKGIYSLLTWSLGILKALCLPWKKEWPQQIVSVEVTSLIKQWETAPRLPSNSTWPYFKHGLAIHDGFKHKSALIFEHLKYFSEWQLLWHKAAWYKKKQS; encoded by the coding sequence ATGAATAGATCCCTTGCACCCGAGCTTTCCTTATTAGTCGCATCGTGTCTGCATATTGAGTATGAAGAGCGCCGGCTGATGGATTCGAGGCACTTGTTCAATCTCCTCTACTACCATCAAATCCGCCCGGTTTTTCTGTCTTACATTCATGAGAGAGGAATAGATGTTAACTTTAAACAGAAACTAACGAATGACTGCCAGCATATCACATTCTCAAATATGTTGTGCGCCCAGGAACTGGTTCGGGTCGATAAGCTATTGACTGCCAAAGACATTACTACCTATGCGTATAAAGGTAGCGTGTGGGCCGACTGGCTTTACGGCAACGTCGGGCAAAGAGAATTTGGCGACATTGATTTGCTGATACCCAAAGAAGATTTTGCAGAAGCCATCGAAGTTTTGTCAAACGAAGCAGGTTATCTGGCAGACGATTACCGCAAATACTTGCTGGAAACGCCCAAAATGAGAAAGCGTTTTTTCAGAACTGATTATCACATTCCAATGCTCAGAGAAACCGGAGACTCTACTAATGTCCTGGAAGCACATTGGGAAATAGCTTATCCCAGGCTGCTTTTCACATTCCCGTCCGATGAATGGAGCCGGTATTCCGAGAAATATATGTTACTGGGCAAAGAACTGAATGTGTTTCAAAAGGAGTATCAGTTTTTGATTTTGCTTGTTCACCATGGCGGCAAGGAACAATGGAAAAAACTCAAATATATTGCTGACCTGGCTGCCTATATGTTCAGGTACGGTCATCTGACTGACTGGGAAAAGGTTACGGCGCTGGCGAAGGAGAAAGGTATTTACAGCCTTCTGACATGGAGTTTAGGCATTTTGAAAGCACTATGCCTTCCCTGGAAAAAGGAATGGCCTCAACAGATCGTTTCTGTTGAGGTTACTTCGTTGATTAAACAATGGGAGACCGCACCGCGGCTACCTTCCAATTCTACCTGGCCGTACTTCAAGCATGGATTGGCCATTCATGACGGTTTCAAACACAAAAGTGCCCTGATTTTCGAGCATCTGAAGTATTTCTCTGAATGGCAGCTTCTTTGGCACAAAGCGGCCTGGTATAAAAAGAAACAGTCCTAA
- the uvrC gene encoding excinuclease ABC subunit UvrC, with product MSEFNYKEELSKIPFDPGVYRYFDETGEVIYVGKAKSLRNRVSSYFLKNNQHDRKTKRLVSQIRRIEYTIVLSEWDALLLENQLIKQLQPKFNILLKDDKTYPFICVTDEPFPRVFPTRNMDRTKGTFYGPFANLRSMHTLLDMFKSLYQIRSCQLPLMKSNIEAKKFKVCLEYHIGNCKGPCEGLQSEDEYNAEIEQVHNILKGNLSSPQQYFKEKMLAAAEQMAFEKAHSWKTKIEHLSNFQSKATVINPRIGNIDVLTIVSDEEAAYLSFMKIKQGYMVATQTIEVKKKLDESDMEILALMIVEMRTTYGSEAKELISNLKPDLEMRLTVTVPQLGDKKKLLDMSMKNVMYFRREKAERREVEASATSSKKDRILIRLKSDLQLKSVPRHIECFDNSNIQGTNPVAAMVCFKEGKPSKKDYRHFNIKTVIGPNDFASMNEVVSRRYLRMIAEDQPLPDLIVIDGGKGQLGAACDALKSLGIYGQVPIIGIAKRLEEIYFPEDSLPLYIDKKSESLKLIQQIRDEAHRFAITFHRDKRSKSSLISEMEGVVGVGKVTAAKLLKHFGSVRGIRESSLETLTELVGLDRARKVRAYFDAMAE from the coding sequence ATGTCTGAATTCAATTACAAAGAAGAACTTTCTAAAATTCCTTTCGATCCGGGCGTTTACCGTTATTTTGACGAAACCGGCGAGGTTATATATGTTGGCAAAGCCAAAAGTTTAAGAAACAGGGTTTCCAGTTATTTCTTAAAAAACAATCAGCACGACCGTAAAACGAAGCGGCTCGTGAGCCAGATCAGGCGGATAGAGTACACCATTGTACTCAGTGAATGGGACGCTCTTTTGCTGGAAAACCAGTTGATCAAGCAGTTGCAGCCCAAGTTCAACATCTTGTTGAAGGATGACAAAACCTATCCTTTTATCTGTGTTACCGATGAACCGTTTCCGAGGGTTTTTCCGACCCGCAACATGGATCGGACCAAAGGTACATTCTACGGCCCATTTGCCAATTTGCGCTCCATGCATACATTGCTGGATATGTTCAAGTCATTGTACCAGATCAGGTCGTGCCAGTTACCGCTGATGAAGTCGAATATTGAGGCTAAGAAATTTAAGGTTTGCCTCGAATATCACATTGGAAACTGCAAGGGACCTTGCGAAGGTTTGCAAAGCGAAGATGAGTACAATGCAGAAATAGAGCAGGTTCACAATATCCTCAAAGGTAACCTGTCGTCCCCCCAGCAGTATTTTAAGGAAAAAATGTTAGCGGCGGCCGAACAAATGGCTTTCGAAAAGGCCCATTCATGGAAAACCAAAATCGAGCACCTTTCCAATTTTCAGAGCAAAGCGACTGTCATTAACCCACGGATCGGTAATATCGATGTATTGACTATCGTGTCGGACGAAGAGGCAGCGTACCTAAGCTTTATGAAGATCAAGCAGGGGTATATGGTGGCTACACAGACCATTGAGGTCAAGAAGAAGCTGGATGAGAGTGATATGGAAATTCTGGCTTTGATGATTGTCGAAATGCGGACAACCTATGGTTCGGAAGCGAAGGAGTTGATCTCTAATCTGAAACCTGACCTGGAAATGCGGCTCACGGTTACCGTACCTCAGCTCGGCGATAAGAAAAAGCTGCTCGATATGTCCATGAAAAATGTGATGTATTTCCGGAGAGAGAAAGCCGAGCGGCGGGAGGTAGAGGCGTCTGCCACATCATCGAAAAAGGACCGTATTCTGATCAGATTGAAGTCTGACCTTCAACTCAAATCAGTACCGCGTCATATTGAGTGTTTCGACAACTCCAACATTCAGGGTACCAATCCGGTAGCCGCAATGGTGTGTTTTAAAGAAGGAAAACCGTCTAAAAAGGATTACCGGCATTTCAATATCAAAACCGTTATCGGGCCCAATGACTTTGCTTCCATGAATGAAGTTGTGAGCAGAAGGTACCTGAGAATGATTGCCGAAGATCAGCCGCTTCCTGACCTGATCGTCATTGACGGTGGTAAGGGGCAGCTGGGTGCGGCGTGTGATGCATTGAAAAGTTTGGGCATTTACGGACAAGTACCCATCATTGGCATTGCGAAAAGGCTGGAAGAGATTTATTTCCCGGAAGATTCACTGCCATTATACATTGATAAAAAGTCGGAATCATTAAAGCTGATCCAGCAGATCCGTGACGAAGCGCACCGGTTTGCCATCACTTTTCACCGGGATAAGCGAAGCAAAAGCAGCCTGATCAGTGAAATGGAAGGGGTAGTGGGCGTAGGAAAAGTAACTGCCGCCAAACTGCTGAAACATTTCGGTTCTGTGCGTGGCATTCGTGAAAGTTCACTGGAAACATTGACGGAACTCGTAGGACTGGATCGTGCTCGGAAAGTCAGGGCCTATTTCGATGCAATGGCCGAGTAA
- a CDS encoding glycerate kinase produces the protein MNILVAPDKFRGSLEAADVCQAVTEGILMAYPEANVTSIPLADGGEGTCRILTSQAHGTYVKVTVSDPLGRAIEAEYGLSEDRQTAFIEMAAASGLAILSATERNPLLTSTYGTGELIKDALDKGVSKIILGIGGSATTEGGIGMAAALGCRFYDKSNNLLSANGASLNAIHSIDMSQLDARLKSVSVVVACDVTNPLFGINGAAFVYGPQKGADPEMIVTLDNGLKNLAKVAKETLGRDVSDEPGAGAAGGLGAGCLWFLNATLKDGVSIVMEQSNITDIIENSDLVITGEGKVDEQTLAGKVVKGLADSCQTYKVPLAVVCGTLQITPEQVRSAGITYAVSVLTRPMDLDQAQQEAFALVRDATFHLVRLFFSNRKN, from the coding sequence TTGAATATACTTGTAGCACCCGACAAATTCCGTGGTTCACTGGAAGCAGCCGATGTTTGTCAGGCAGTTACAGAAGGTATTTTGATGGCTTATCCGGAAGCCAATGTGACATCCATTCCATTGGCCGACGGCGGCGAAGGCACTTGCCGGATATTGACCAGCCAGGCGCATGGAACCTATGTCAAAGTAACAGTATCTGATCCGCTGGGCCGCGCGATTGAAGCAGAATACGGTTTGTCGGAGGACAGGCAAACGGCTTTTATAGAAATGGCTGCCGCTTCCGGCCTCGCCATTTTGTCTGCCACAGAACGTAATCCATTGCTAACAAGTACTTATGGTACCGGTGAACTGATCAAAGATGCGCTGGACAAAGGAGTTAGCAAAATTATTCTCGGCATTGGAGGCAGCGCGACTACGGAAGGTGGGATCGGCATGGCAGCTGCATTGGGTTGTCGGTTTTATGACAAAAGTAATAATCTGCTGTCCGCCAATGGGGCTTCTCTAAATGCAATCCATTCTATTGACATGTCCCAACTGGATGCCCGTTTAAAATCAGTCTCGGTTGTGGTTGCCTGTGATGTTACCAATCCATTGTTTGGGATTAATGGTGCTGCATTTGTCTATGGTCCTCAAAAAGGAGCCGATCCTGAAATGATCGTGACGCTGGACAATGGATTGAAAAACCTGGCCAAAGTGGCAAAGGAAACACTCGGGAGGGATGTTAGTGACGAACCTGGTGCAGGAGCTGCGGGTGGCCTCGGCGCTGGCTGCCTGTGGTTTTTAAATGCAACATTGAAAGACGGTGTCAGCATTGTAATGGAGCAAAGCAACATTACGGATATCATTGAAAACTCAGATTTGGTCATTACCGGTGAGGGGAAAGTAGACGAGCAAACGCTGGCCGGGAAAGTGGTAAAAGGCCTTGCAGATTCCTGTCAGACCTATAAAGTACCTTTGGCAGTCGTTTGTGGAACATTACAAATTACTCCGGAACAGGTACGTTCGGCGGGGATAACATACGCTGTTTCGGTTTTGACTAGACCAATGGATCTGGATCAAGCGCAGCAAGAAGCATTCGCGCTGGTTAGGGACGCAACTTTTCATCTGGTGAGGTTGTTTTTTTCAAACAGGAAGAATTGA
- a CDS encoding saccharopine dehydrogenase family protein produces the protein MQKILVIGLGKVGSLVATLLSKRFDVTGLDKAQPAVALSFPVVTGDISDQSFLDQALAGFDAVVSCMPYNLNLPIAQKACDAGIHYFDLTEDVATTSAIREMAKDSRSVLAPQCGLAPGFIGIVGMDLAKRFTKLRDIELRVGALPRYPNGLMGYSFTWSPAGVVNEYINDAEVIHNGVRKMVPSLEGVEMINIEGQEFEAFITSGGLGTMCETLEGKLDTLNYKTIRYPGHCSLMRFMLYELCLKDKRELVEQILTEAKPPVQQDVVYVYAVVEGWKDKRLEREEFYRAYHPIQIDGQHWRAISWTTAASIASVVEMVADGVLPGKGFIKQEDIILSDFLQTQNGRYFD, from the coding sequence ATGCAAAAAATTCTCGTTATAGGTCTTGGAAAAGTCGGCTCCCTGGTAGCCACTTTGCTCAGCAAAAGATTTGATGTTACCGGCCTGGATAAGGCGCAACCGGCAGTAGCGCTCTCGTTTCCGGTGGTGACTGGCGACATTAGTGATCAAAGTTTTCTCGATCAGGCCCTGGCTGGTTTTGACGCCGTGGTGTCCTGCATGCCTTATAATTTGAACTTACCTATCGCTCAAAAGGCTTGTGACGCAGGTATTCACTATTTTGATCTTACCGAAGATGTGGCTACTACCTCGGCGATCAGGGAAATGGCCAAAGACAGTCGCAGCGTTCTGGCACCGCAATGTGGACTTGCCCCTGGGTTTATCGGCATTGTCGGCATGGACCTGGCGAAGCGTTTTACCAAATTACGCGACATTGAATTAAGAGTAGGAGCATTGCCGCGCTATCCGAACGGATTGATGGGTTATTCATTCACCTGGTCCCCTGCAGGAGTGGTGAACGAGTATATTAATGATGCCGAAGTGATCCACAATGGAGTCCGCAAGATGGTACCTTCACTCGAAGGAGTCGAAATGATCAATATAGAGGGGCAGGAGTTTGAAGCATTTATTACTTCGGGCGGCCTGGGTACGATGTGCGAAACACTGGAAGGAAAGCTGGATACATTGAACTACAAAACCATCAGGTATCCGGGGCATTGCAGTTTGATGCGGTTTATGTTGTATGAGCTGTGCCTCAAAGACAAACGTGAACTGGTAGAGCAGATATTGACTGAAGCCAAGCCGCCTGTGCAGCAGGATGTGGTGTATGTGTATGCGGTCGTGGAAGGCTGGAAGGATAAGAGGCTGGAAAGGGAAGAGTTTTACCGCGCTTATCACCCCATTCAGATCGACGGCCAACATTGGCGCGCGATTTCCTGGACTACTGCGGCTTCCATTGCATCGGTGGTGGAAATGGTGGCGGACGGTGTGTTGCCAGGTAAAGGGTTTATCAAACAGGAAGACATCATTCTCAGTGATTTTCTTCAAACCCAGAACGGCAGGTATTTTGACTAA
- a CDS encoding serine kinase gives MYFYKAFGLNIHSEIILPELSDGDRTVNADLNIRAATFTLPSLKNTQIYRRGVKASFGQNEGKELFLYWKGIAAFKVTDGNLLLVSPETEDENLISLFTVSEALGLILFQRGYFLLHASSVMVGDEAWCFMGTPGAGKSTTAAAFIKAGCKLLSDDLTAISFDGQGVAWVIPAYPQLKIWDNTVNGLEYDKASLQPVSEGVNKFSYQPKSGFQQKPVKLKEIYFLHKARNKKPLSALSGPEIPIETLKNFPLPIGLLNDESLKRHFLQSFQCVKSADMWRKRRPQGFAKLEEWVNEAVSEVNVQMHE, from the coding sequence ATGTATTTTTATAAAGCCTTCGGTTTAAATATCCATTCTGAAATCATATTGCCGGAGCTGAGCGACGGGGATCGTACCGTAAATGCAGATCTCAACATCCGGGCCGCAACTTTCACGCTACCATCATTAAAAAATACGCAAATTTATCGCCGGGGTGTTAAAGCTTCGTTTGGTCAAAATGAAGGAAAAGAGCTATTTCTATACTGGAAAGGCATAGCGGCTTTCAAAGTAACTGATGGCAATTTACTGCTGGTCTCTCCCGAAACAGAAGACGAAAATCTGATCAGTTTGTTTACGGTAAGTGAAGCACTGGGGCTTATTTTGTTCCAGCGTGGGTACTTTCTGCTGCACGCCAGCTCTGTGATGGTAGGAGATGAAGCCTGGTGTTTCATGGGAACACCGGGTGCCGGAAAGTCCACAACTGCCGCAGCTTTTATCAAAGCAGGATGTAAACTACTTAGCGACGACCTGACTGCCATTAGTTTTGACGGGCAAGGAGTGGCTTGGGTGATTCCTGCCTACCCACAACTCAAAATTTGGGACAATACAGTGAATGGTCTCGAGTATGACAAAGCCAGCCTGCAACCTGTGAGCGAGGGTGTCAATAAGTTCTCATATCAGCCCAAATCAGGGTTTCAACAGAAGCCCGTAAAGTTGAAAGAGATTTATTTTTTACACAAGGCAAGAAATAAAAAGCCGCTGTCCGCGCTCTCAGGTCCGGAAATTCCGATTGAAACACTTAAAAATTTCCCGCTGCCGATTGGTCTTCTCAATGATGAATCATTAAAGAGGCATTTTCTGCAAAGTTTTCAATGTGTAAAATCGGCAGATATGTGGCGAAAGAGGAGGCCCCAAGGTTTTGCAAAACTGGAAGAATGGGTGAATGAGGCCGTTAGCGAGGTTAATGTACAAATGCATGAATAG
- the amaB gene encoding L-piperidine-6-carboxylate dehydrogenase codes for MTDIKEILDRLGIKPVNNGISTGQINWAGKGAVIESFSPVDGQKIAEVAAAERSDYEQIIEKSTAAFKVWKLIPAPKRGEIVRQMGDELRKFKSELGTLVSYEMGKSLQEGLGEVQEMIDICDFAVGLSRQLYGLSMHSERPQHRMYEQWHPIGVVGIISAFNFPVAVWSWNAMLAWVCGDVCVWKPSEKTPLTALACQHIIETVLKNNEVPEGVSCILTGGRECGEWLANDPKIALVSATGSTPMGRSVGEAVARRLGRSLLELGGNNAIIVTPSADLNVAVPGIVFGAVGTAGQRCTSTRRIIVQEDIYEEVKKRLVKAYAQLCIGNPLETHNHVGPLIDKSAVKQYQETVRKVKEAGGTFIVMPEILSGEGYESGCYVAPCVAEVANSYAIVQHETFAPILYLIKYRDLDEAIEIQNDVPQGLSSAIFTLNMRESEQFLSQSGSDCGIANVNIGTSGAEIGGAFGGEKETGGGRESGSDAWKAYMRRQTNTINYGTALPLAQGIKFEIG; via the coding sequence ATGACAGATATAAAGGAGATATTGGACAGGCTGGGGATCAAGCCGGTCAATAATGGTATTAGTACCGGGCAGATAAACTGGGCTGGGAAAGGAGCAGTTATTGAATCTTTTTCACCTGTTGACGGCCAAAAAATTGCGGAAGTCGCGGCAGCGGAACGGAGTGACTACGAGCAGATTATTGAAAAATCGACCGCGGCTTTCAAGGTATGGAAATTGATACCCGCACCCAAAAGAGGCGAAATCGTACGACAGATGGGCGATGAGCTGCGGAAGTTCAAGAGTGAGCTGGGCACATTGGTAAGCTACGAAATGGGTAAAAGCTTGCAGGAGGGACTGGGGGAAGTGCAGGAGATGATCGACATCTGCGATTTTGCGGTAGGACTTTCGCGTCAGCTTTACGGGCTGAGCATGCATAGCGAGCGACCGCAACACCGCATGTACGAGCAGTGGCACCCGATCGGGGTGGTTGGTATTATCTCGGCATTTAATTTTCCTGTGGCCGTGTGGTCGTGGAATGCCATGCTTGCGTGGGTTTGTGGGGACGTGTGCGTATGGAAACCGTCTGAGAAAACACCTTTGACTGCATTGGCCTGCCAGCATATCATTGAAACTGTGTTGAAAAATAATGAGGTACCGGAAGGCGTATCCTGTATCCTGACGGGTGGACGTGAATGCGGAGAATGGCTGGCCAATGATCCTAAAATCGCACTGGTGTCGGCCACAGGCAGTACTCCAATGGGCAGATCGGTGGGAGAGGCAGTCGCGCGGAGGCTTGGGCGGAGCTTGCTGGAACTCGGTGGTAACAATGCGATCATCGTCACACCTTCTGCGGACCTGAATGTGGCGGTTCCGGGGATTGTATTCGGGGCGGTGGGCACCGCTGGGCAGAGATGTACTTCTACCCGACGGATCATTGTTCAGGAGGATATATATGAGGAAGTGAAAAAGCGATTAGTAAAAGCATATGCCCAGTTATGTATCGGGAATCCCTTAGAAACTCACAACCATGTCGGCCCATTGATTGATAAATCGGCTGTAAAGCAGTATCAGGAAACCGTTCGGAAAGTGAAAGAGGCCGGTGGTACATTTATTGTTATGCCCGAAATCCTGAGTGGGGAAGGTTATGAGTCGGGATGTTACGTCGCGCCGTGTGTTGCCGAGGTCGCAAACAGCTACGCGATTGTTCAGCACGAGACGTTTGCTCCCATTTTGTATTTGATCAAATATAGAGATCTCGACGAGGCAATAGAGATTCAGAATGATGTTCCGCAGGGCCTTTCTTCGGCCATTTTTACGTTAAATATGCGCGAATCCGAACAATTCCTTTCCCAATCGGGATCGGATTGTGGTATTGCCAATGTTAATATAGGTACCTCGGGCGCGGAGATTGGAGGTGCTTTTGGAGGTGAAAAAGAAACGGGAGGTGGCCGGGAATCAGGGTCGGATGCATGGAAAGCATACATGCGCCGACAGACAAACACGATCAACTATGGAACGGCCTTGCCTCTTGCGCAGGGAATAAAGTTTGAGATTGGGTGA
- a CDS encoding BaiN/RdsA family NAD(P)/FAD-dependent oxidoreductase, with the protein MQIAIIGGGASGFMAAITAAETYPDARITIFEKNKTVLNKVRISGGGRCNVTHNPSDLRFFIKNYPRGEKLLRKLLHQFDANSTVNWFEKRGVKLKTETDGRMFPVSDSSHTIIECLIKTAKNHQIAIRTSTNIKSFSKIQNDYTNTFAIQLDDETIHADRLLIATGGYPKASGFDWLQEHDHHIIPPLPSLFTFNTPDNYLLPLAGVSVQDVDVRIMGTKHEWRGPLLITHWGFSGPAVLKLSAWGARDLAEKEYHFICRINWVPEMNEQQIREVFILEKTKAPKQQISSHAKFGLPSRLWKTFAEKAEINEGLRWSEATNKVLNRLAELLSNSQFDVKGKTTFKEEFVTCGGIALTDIDPDTLQSRSVPGLFFSGEVLDVDGITGGFNFQNAWTTGYIAGKNIGA; encoded by the coding sequence ATGCAAATTGCAATAATAGGCGGAGGAGCATCCGGATTCATGGCGGCGATCACAGCTGCTGAAACTTATCCGGATGCCAGGATTACCATTTTTGAAAAGAATAAGACAGTTCTGAACAAAGTCCGGATTTCAGGAGGCGGACGATGCAATGTCACCCATAATCCGTCAGATTTGAGGTTTTTTATCAAAAATTACCCCCGAGGAGAAAAATTGCTTCGTAAACTTTTACACCAATTTGACGCAAATTCAACGGTTAACTGGTTTGAAAAACGAGGCGTGAAATTAAAAACCGAGACCGATGGACGCATGTTCCCAGTGTCCGACTCCTCGCATACCATCATTGAATGTCTTATCAAAACCGCCAAAAATCATCAGATAGCAATCCGTACTTCGACTAATATCAAGTCATTTTCCAAAATACAGAATGATTATACAAACACATTCGCCATTCAGCTCGATGACGAAACCATTCACGCAGACCGCCTTCTGATCGCGACTGGCGGGTACCCAAAAGCAAGCGGTTTTGACTGGTTGCAGGAACATGATCATCACATCATCCCCCCTCTTCCATCTCTTTTTACATTCAATACGCCCGACAACTACCTTCTGCCACTGGCCGGAGTCTCCGTGCAAGACGTGGACGTAAGGATTATGGGTACCAAACATGAATGGCGCGGACCATTGTTAATTACACACTGGGGTTTCAGCGGACCGGCTGTCTTGAAGTTATCAGCCTGGGGAGCGCGCGATCTGGCTGAGAAGGAATACCATTTTATTTGCCGCATTAACTGGGTGCCGGAAATGAATGAGCAGCAAATCAGGGAGGTCTTTATTTTGGAAAAAACCAAAGCACCCAAGCAGCAAATCTCTTCTCACGCGAAGTTTGGGCTACCGTCGCGTCTTTGGAAAACGTTCGCTGAAAAAGCAGAGATCAATGAAGGATTGCGCTGGTCGGAAGCTACCAATAAAGTACTGAACAGACTTGCAGAACTGCTCAGTAACAGCCAGTTTGACGTAAAAGGCAAAACGACTTTTAAGGAAGAATTCGTGACCTGCGGAGGCATTGCATTGACCGACATTGACCCGGACACATTACAAAGCCGCTCCGTTCCCGGGTTGTTTTTTTCAGGGGAAGTACTTGACGTTGATGGCATTACAGGAGGTTTCAATTTCCAGAATGCCTGGACTACCGGGTACATTGCGGGTAAAAATATCGGTGCATAA